One region of Polaribacter pectinis genomic DNA includes:
- a CDS encoding putative porin, producing MNKPFFILITLLFFGIQSVFSQRPNKGQNNGFSNINRIGNDSIASSGEITVKLNGKTKYTDYKIFSHKRDTTYIDTTLTIEKEYKFNYLRTDNFELLAFHNQGQTFNNLGYSFNNLSFLPDIGFTAKQFSYLEIDEIKYYEVPTPTTEILYRTGLQQGQVLDALFTVNFHKRLNVSLSYKGLRSLGAYRRALVSNGNFRGAFHYRTKENQYEMRGHLTTQDFFNQENGGLPADDLQNFIDDDPNFTTRARLDVNLDDAENQFDGNRVYYEHSYKLLSSKDSLKEKDFSNLKIGHVFTTETKTYNFTQKTTTTGIFGDRNDSGANQNEAKSVITNNELNLDFNSKYVLGQFKAKLNFTNYSYGYDTILNTNSNISKTKLEGKAISVGADWNAKINNFQLNATGNLTPGSSRLSGNFLKGEAVYKKDSVFALKGSLLISSKSANFNTLLHQNSYDKYNWQNNFSNVNTRDLGFTLESKWLNGSLNFTNIDNYTYFDEDSQPQQFADQITYLKAKVNREFRLGKFALDNTIMYQNVSSGSSVFRVPEFVTRNTFYYTDYWFKGKPMLVNIGVTFKYFTAYNANAYDPILSEFRIQNDEQIGYPTFDVFFNAQVRRTRLYLKIDNATSDFSKKNYFSAPNYPYRDFTIRFGLVWNWFI from the coding sequence ATGAACAAACCATTTTTTATATTAATTACGCTTCTTTTCTTTGGAATACAATCTGTGTTTTCTCAAAGACCAAACAAAGGGCAAAATAATGGCTTTAGTAATATTAATAGAATTGGCAATGATTCTATTGCTAGTTCTGGAGAAATAACTGTAAAATTGAATGGAAAAACAAAGTATACAGATTATAAAATCTTCTCTCATAAAAGGGATACAACTTATATAGACACTACATTAACTATTGAAAAAGAATACAAATTTAATTATTTAAGAACTGATAATTTTGAATTGTTAGCTTTTCATAATCAGGGTCAAACTTTTAATAATTTAGGATATTCTTTTAATAATTTAAGCTTTTTACCAGATATTGGTTTTACTGCTAAACAGTTTAGTTATTTAGAGATTGATGAGATAAAATATTACGAAGTACCAACACCAACTACAGAAATTCTTTATAGAACTGGTTTGCAACAAGGGCAAGTTTTAGATGCTTTGTTTACTGTTAATTTTCATAAGAGATTAAATGTTTCTTTATCTTATAAAGGTTTGCGTTCTCTTGGAGCTTATAGAAGAGCTTTGGTTAGTAATGGTAATTTTAGAGGTGCTTTCCATTACAGAACTAAAGAAAACCAATATGAAATGCGAGGACATTTAACCACACAAGATTTTTTCAATCAAGAAAATGGTGGTTTGCCTGCAGATGACTTGCAAAATTTTATAGACGATGATCCTAACTTTACAACAAGAGCACGTTTAGATGTAAACCTAGATGATGCAGAAAATCAGTTTGATGGAAACAGGGTTTATTACGAACACAGTTATAAATTACTTTCTAGTAAAGACAGTCTTAAAGAAAAAGATTTTAGTAATTTAAAAATTGGGCATGTTTTTACCACAGAAACAAAAACATACAACTTTACACAAAAAACAACTACAACTGGTATTTTTGGTGACAGAAATGATTCTGGTGCAAACCAAAATGAAGCAAAAAGTGTAATTACAAATAACGAATTAAACCTAGATTTTAACTCTAAATATGTACTTGGCCAATTTAAAGCAAAATTAAATTTTACAAATTATAGTTATGGTTACGATACTATTTTAAACACAAATAGTAACATTTCTAAAACCAAATTAGAAGGAAAAGCAATTTCTGTTGGTGCAGATTGGAATGCTAAAATTAATAACTTTCAATTGAATGCAACAGGTAATTTAACTCCAGGAAGTAGCAGATTGTCTGGTAACTTTTTAAAGGGTGAAGCTGTTTATAAAAAAGACAGTGTTTTTGCTTTAAAAGGAAGTTTGCTAATCAGTTCTAAATCTGCAAATTTCAACACGCTTTTACACCAAAATAGTTATGATAAATACAATTGGCAAAACAATTTTAGTAACGTAAATACGAGGGATTTAGGTTTTACTTTAGAGTCTAAATGGCTAAATGGTTCACTTAATTTTACAAACATAGACAACTACACGTATTTTGATGAGGATAGTCAACCTCAACAATTTGCAGATCAAATTACCTATTTAAAAGCGAAAGTTAATAGAGAGTTTAGACTTGGTAAATTTGCTTTAGACAATACTATAATGTATCAAAACGTTAGTAGCGGAAGTTCTGTTTTTAGAGTTCCAGAATTTGTAACTAGAAACACATTCTATTACACAGATTATTGGTTTAAAGGAAAACCAATGTTGGTAAATATTGGTGTGACTTTTAAATATTTTACAGCATACAATGCAAATGCTTACGACCCAATTTTGTCAGAATTTAGAATACAGAATGATGAGCAAATTGGCTACCCTACTTTTGATGTTTTTTTTAATGCACAAGTAAGAAGAACTCGTTTGTATTTAAAGATTGATAATGCAACTTCAGATTTTTCTAAAAAGAATTATTTTTCTGCACCAAATTATCCTTATAGAGATTTTACAATCCGTTTTGGATTGGTTTGGAATTGGTTTATTTAA
- a CDS encoding reprolysin-like metallopeptidase — protein sequence MKTKILFFLTFLMFFSSFGEINAQQLWSELNKQDNSILESEILQKKNFPSTYKLFALDITALKSELALQSRNSETIIELPNSKGGLSKFKIKETSNFDEELASKFPMIKSYSAQGIEDPTAVAKISIGVDGFHAIVFSGKEKTMYIDPYSKNNQNYILYKRNDVTNADDNFTCQVKESFSKGNLTSNNVVENANDGQLRTFRLALACSAEYADFQLNRQGVSVSATDAVKKAAVLSAMNTTMTRVNGVYEKDLSVKMVLVGNNEDIVFLDTNTDGVSDVNQQGIASTIINEVQTICDNEIGNANYDIGHIFTINGDGLAGGGVVCLSGQKARGVTGRSQPVNDPYDIDYVAHEMGHQFGANHTQNNSCNRNLSTAVEPGSASTIMGYAGICSPNVQGNSDDHFHAVSIAEMWNTIQSTASCGALSVTNNNAPTANAGLDYSIPKSTPFVLKGIGADVDGASSLTYNWEQIDNEVASMPPLSTNSGGPMFRSLPSNTSPNRYMPDLATVVAGNTSTTWEVLPSVARNLNFSFLVRDNNAGGGSTARDDMEITVTNADAFTVSAPNSAVSWDVGSTQTITWNKGTTDAAPINCQNVNIKLSVDGGLTFPITIKANTPNDGSEDVVIPNNSSTTARIMVEAADNIFYNVNSTNFTINSTLPTFIMNNTSGIQSACNTGNQTVSYVLNLDFINGFSETVSFVTSGEPSGSSVSFSPNTINNDGNVTMTVSNLNGVSPQSYTIKVDGNANTVNQTTNVTLNITTSTFGSLTLTSPADAATNVGMFDDLTWNLDTNASNYDVQVASDNGFSTIVSSGNVTTNSYTLSGLSGNTTYYWRVKPKNSCGEGTFSNAFSFTTITPSYCESNFTDEIGGSEHITNVTFNTINNNSGNNTVDGYEDFTTINTNVKRGESHQVSVTLDTAGFQDHVYVFIDWNQDYVFNKTDERYDLGTELADVGTRTFNISVPNDAVFGATTMRVVIEYDDPSDGFGDGPCDTDHLTEWGETEDYTVVVDNTASIEDVTFNGFNLYPNPTAGAFTLNLEVLNTDKVSVQLFDVRGRLIGEKEYANTKTNFSESIFFEKASSGLYLLKVTNGKKQTTRKLIIN from the coding sequence ATGAAAACAAAAATACTTTTCTTTCTTACTTTTTTGATGTTCTTTTCTTCTTTTGGAGAAATCAATGCACAACAATTATGGAGTGAACTTAATAAGCAAGACAATTCAATTTTAGAAAGTGAAATTCTTCAAAAGAAAAACTTTCCTTCAACTTATAAGTTATTTGCATTAGATATAACTGCATTAAAAAGTGAGTTAGCTTTACAGTCTAGAAATAGTGAAACTATTATTGAATTACCCAATTCAAAAGGAGGTTTGTCAAAATTCAAAATTAAAGAAACTTCGAACTTTGATGAGGAATTAGCTTCAAAATTTCCAATGATAAAATCCTATTCTGCACAAGGAATTGAAGATCCAACAGCGGTTGCAAAAATTAGTATTGGAGTAGATGGTTTTCATGCCATTGTTTTTTCAGGAAAAGAAAAAACAATGTACATAGACCCATATTCTAAAAATAATCAGAATTATATTTTATACAAACGAAACGATGTAACTAATGCCGATGATAATTTTACATGTCAAGTTAAAGAAAGTTTTTCTAAAGGTAATTTAACGTCTAATAATGTTGTAGAAAACGCTAACGATGGGCAATTAAGAACATTTCGTTTGGCTTTGGCTTGTAGTGCAGAGTATGCAGATTTTCAATTAAATAGACAAGGTGTTTCGGTTTCAGCAACAGATGCAGTAAAAAAAGCTGCAGTTTTATCTGCCATGAATACAACAATGACTAGAGTTAATGGTGTATATGAAAAAGACTTGTCTGTTAAAATGGTTTTAGTTGGTAATAATGAAGATATTGTTTTTTTAGACACCAATACAGATGGTGTTTCTGATGTGAATCAACAAGGTATTGCAAGTACAATTATAAATGAAGTTCAAACAATTTGCGATAATGAAATTGGTAACGCAAATTACGATATTGGGCATATCTTTACAATAAATGGAGATGGTTTAGCTGGTGGAGGTGTTGTTTGTCTGTCAGGTCAAAAAGCTAGAGGAGTAACAGGAAGAAGTCAGCCAGTAAATGATCCTTATGATATTGATTATGTTGCACACGAAATGGGGCATCAATTTGGAGCAAATCACACTCAAAATAATTCTTGTAATAGAAATTTATCTACAGCTGTAGAGCCGGGAAGTGCTTCTACAATTATGGGGTATGCAGGTATTTGTTCGCCAAATGTTCAAGGTAATAGTGATGATCATTTTCATGCAGTAAGCATTGCAGAAATGTGGAACACAATTCAGTCTACTGCAAGTTGTGGTGCATTAAGTGTAACCAATAATAATGCTCCAACTGCAAATGCTGGTTTAGATTACAGCATTCCAAAATCTACTCCTTTTGTTTTAAAAGGAATAGGAGCAGACGTAGATGGTGCTTCTAGTTTAACCTATAATTGGGAACAAATAGATAACGAAGTAGCGTCTATGCCACCACTTTCTACAAATTCTGGCGGACCAATGTTTAGATCTTTGCCTTCAAATACTTCTCCAAATAGATATATGCCAGATTTAGCTACAGTTGTTGCTGGGAATACATCTACAACTTGGGAAGTTTTACCATCAGTAGCAAGAAATTTAAATTTTTCTTTTTTAGTAAGAGATAACAATGCTGGTGGTGGAAGTACTGCAAGAGATGATATGGAAATTACGGTAACAAATGCAGATGCATTTACGGTTTCTGCTCCAAATTCGGCTGTTTCTTGGGATGTTGGCTCAACACAAACCATTACATGGAATAAAGGGACTACAGATGCTGCACCAATAAATTGCCAGAATGTAAATATTAAATTATCTGTTGATGGAGGTTTAACTTTTCCAATAACAATAAAAGCAAACACACCTAATGATGGTTCAGAAGATGTGGTAATTCCTAATAATTCATCTACAACTGCTAGAATTATGGTGGAAGCTGCTGACAATATTTTTTATAATGTCAACAGTACAAATTTTACAATAAATTCTACATTACCAACATTTATTATGAACAATACAAGTGGTATACAATCTGCTTGTAATACAGGAAATCAAACTGTAAGTTATGTGTTAAATTTAGATTTTATAAATGGGTTTTCTGAAACTGTTTCATTTGTAACGTCGGGAGAACCTTCAGGATCTTCAGTTTCATTTAGTCCAAATACTATTAATAATGATGGTAATGTAACCATGACAGTTTCTAATCTTAATGGAGTATCACCACAATCTTACACTATTAAAGTTGATGGAAATGCGAACACGGTAAATCAAACCACAAATGTTACTTTAAATATAACAACGTCTACTTTTGGTTCATTAACATTAACATCTCCTGCTGATGCTGCAACAAATGTAGGTATGTTTGATGATTTAACATGGAATTTAGACACAAATGCTTCTAATTACGATGTTCAAGTTGCATCTGATAATGGGTTTTCAACTATAGTTTCTAGCGGAAATGTTACAACAAATTCTTACACTTTATCAGGACTTTCCGGGAATACAACATATTACTGGCGAGTAAAACCTAAAAATAGTTGTGGAGAAGGAACGTTTTCTAATGCCTTTAGTTTTACAACAATAACGCCATCTTATTGCGAATCTAATTTTACAGATGAAATAGGAGGGTCTGAACATATTACAAACGTTACATTTAATACCATTAATAACAACTCTGGTAATAATACAGTTGATGGATATGAAGATTTTACAACAATAAATACCAATGTAAAAAGAGGGGAATCTCATCAAGTTAGTGTTACTTTAGACACTGCAGGTTTTCAAGATCACGTTTATGTATTTATAGATTGGAACCAAGATTATGTATTTAATAAAACAGATGAAAGGTATGATTTAGGTACGGAATTAGCAGATGTTGGTACCAGAACTTTTAATATTTCAGTGCCAAATGATGCTGTTTTTGGAGCAACAACTATGAGGGTTGTAATAGAATATGATGATCCTTCAGATGGTTTTGGAGATGGGCCTTGTGATACAGATCACTTAACTGAATGGGGAGAAACAGAAGATTATACTGTTGTTGTAGATAATACGGCTTCTATAGAAGATGTCACATTTAATGGGTTTAATTTGTATCCAAATCCAACTGCTGGAGCATTTACTTTAAATCTAGAAGTTTTAAACACAGATAAAGTTTCTGTTCAGTTGTTTGATGTTAGGGGAAGGTTAATTGGTGAAAAAGAATATGCCAATACTAAAACTAATTTCTCTGAAAGTATCTTTTTTGAAAAAGCTTCATCTGGCTTGTATTTATTAAAAGTTACAAATGGCAAAAAGCAAACTACTAGAAAGTTGATTATCAATTAA
- a CDS encoding ribonuclease HII: MLQLNYSGFSLEAGTDEAGRGCLSGPVVAAAVILPEGFSHPFLNDSKQLSKKRRDELRPFIEENAIAFGVSFVWQQEVDKINVLQASITGMHRSIEALKIAPEFIIVDGNKFKNYKEIPHETIVKGDAKFMSIAAASVLAKTYRDEYMAKIHQEFPMYNWAKNKGYPTKEHRSAIREFGATDYHRKTFKLLPEQLKLKL; encoded by the coding sequence ATGTTACAATTAAACTACAGTGGTTTTTCTTTAGAGGCTGGTACAGATGAAGCTGGCAGAGGTTGTTTGTCTGGTCCAGTTGTAGCTGCAGCAGTTATTTTGCCAGAAGGTTTTTCGCATCCATTTTTAAATGATTCCAAGCAATTATCGAAAAAAAGAAGAGATGAATTAAGACCTTTTATCGAAGAAAATGCAATCGCTTTTGGAGTTTCTTTTGTTTGGCAACAAGAAGTAGATAAAATAAATGTTTTACAAGCTTCAATTACAGGAATGCATCGTTCTATAGAAGCTCTAAAAATTGCGCCAGAATTTATTATTGTAGATGGTAATAAGTTTAAAAATTATAAAGAAATTCCGCATGAAACCATTGTAAAAGGAGATGCTAAATTTATGAGCATTGCAGCTGCATCTGTTCTAGCAAAAACGTATAGAGATGAATATATGGCAAAAATTCATCAAGAATTTCCAATGTACAATTGGGCAAAAAATAAAGGTTACCCTACTAAAGAACATAGAAGTGCAATTAGAGAATTTGGCGCCACAGATTACCACAGAAAAACGTTTAAATTGTTGCCAGAACAACTAAAGTTGAAACTTTAA
- the pruA gene encoding L-glutamate gamma-semialdehyde dehydrogenase, whose product MARGFFNVPTAVNEPVKGYAPGSPEREEVLATYKAMFNSNIDVPMHINGKEVRTGNTRNITPPHDHKHVVGQYHVAEKSHIDEAISTALAAREAWSSVSWMERASIFLKAAELLAGPYRARMNASTMIAQSKNVHQAEIDAACEMIDFFRFNVQYMTDIFKDQPASAPGIWNRVEYRPLEGFVYAISPFNFTSIAANLPAAAALMGNVVVWKPSDHQAYSAQVIVDLFKEAGLPDGVINVVYGDPVMISDACLSSPDFSGLHFTGSTHVFKNLWKQIGNNIHTYKTYPRIVGETGGKDFIWAHNSSNPLQIATAIVRGSFEYQGQKCSAASRAYIPASLWEEVKKHVKAQTNEIKMGSPEDTNNFVNAVIHEGSFDKIASFIDAAKADKDAEIIIGGNHDKSVGYFIEPTVILAKSPTYATMTTELFGPVMTVFVYEDAEWEASLKLVDESTEYALTGAIFSTDRYIVEKASKALENAAGNFYINDKPTGAVVGQQPFGGARASGTNDKAGSAQNLLRWTSVRLIKETFVTPTDYKYPFLG is encoded by the coding sequence ATGGCAAGAGGATTTTTCAATGTTCCAACAGCAGTTAACGAACCAGTAAAAGGTTACGCTCCTGGTTCTCCAGAAAGAGAAGAAGTATTAGCAACTTATAAAGCAATGTTCAACAGCAATATTGATGTGCCTATGCACATTAATGGTAAAGAAGTTAGAACAGGAAACACAAGAAACATTACACCTCCTCATGACCATAAACATGTGGTTGGGCAATATCATGTTGCAGAGAAATCTCATATAGATGAAGCAATTTCTACAGCTTTAGCTGCAAGAGAAGCTTGGTCTAGCGTTTCTTGGATGGAAAGAGCTTCTATTTTCTTAAAGGCTGCAGAACTTTTAGCAGGACCTTACAGAGCAAGAATGAATGCTTCTACAATGATTGCACAATCTAAAAATGTACACCAAGCAGAAATTGATGCTGCTTGTGAAATGATAGATTTCTTTAGATTTAATGTACAATACATGACTGATATTTTTAAAGATCAGCCAGCTTCTGCACCAGGAATTTGGAACAGAGTTGAATATAGACCTTTAGAAGGTTTTGTCTATGCAATTTCTCCTTTTAACTTTACTTCTATTGCAGCAAACTTACCTGCAGCAGCAGCTTTAATGGGTAATGTAGTTGTTTGGAAACCATCTGATCACCAAGCATATTCTGCACAAGTAATTGTAGATTTATTTAAAGAAGCTGGTTTGCCAGATGGTGTTATTAATGTTGTTTATGGAGATCCTGTTATGATTTCTGATGCTTGTTTATCTTCTCCAGATTTTTCTGGATTGCATTTTACAGGTTCAACTCATGTTTTCAAAAACCTTTGGAAACAAATTGGTAATAATATCCATACATATAAAACATATCCAAGAATTGTTGGAGAAACTGGTGGTAAAGATTTTATCTGGGCACATAATTCATCTAATCCTTTACAAATTGCAACTGCAATTGTAAGAGGTTCTTTTGAATATCAAGGTCAGAAATGTTCTGCTGCTTCAAGAGCTTATATTCCTGCTTCTTTATGGGAAGAAGTTAAGAAACATGTTAAAGCTCAAACAAACGAAATTAAAATGGGTTCTCCAGAAGACACCAATAATTTTGTAAATGCAGTTATACATGAAGGTTCTTTTGACAAAATAGCAAGTTTTATTGATGCTGCAAAAGCAGATAAAGATGCAGAAATTATTATAGGTGGAAACCACGATAAATCTGTTGGATATTTTATTGAACCTACTGTTATTTTAGCAAAATCACCAACGTATGCAACCATGACAACTGAATTATTTGGCCCTGTTATGACAGTTTTTGTTTATGAAGATGCAGAATGGGAAGCTTCATTAAAATTAGTTGATGAATCTACAGAATACGCTTTAACTGGTGCAATTTTCTCTACTGATAGATATATTGTTGAAAAAGCTTCTAAAGCATTAGAAAATGCCGCTGGAAACTTTTATATAAATGACAAACCAACAGGAGCAGTTGTTGGACAGCAACCATTTGGTGGAGCAAGAGCTTCTGGAACAAATGATAAAGCTGGTTCTGCGCAAAACTTATTACGTTGGACTTCTGTTAGATTAATAAAAGAAACATTTGTAACTCCTACAGATTACAAGTACCCTTTTTTAGGATAA
- a CDS encoding GNAT family N-acetyltransferase yields MIVKATLSDAKQLTEIALKSKAIWGYSNELIESWREDLTVIPKMFEDFNIYKYLVNNEIAGFYILHRANIRTSFLEFLFVSPSFIKKGIGKQLLDHAIEYCIGGSSAILNVLSDPNAESFYAKHGFKVIGRRESSVEGRLLPEMELEFPENM; encoded by the coding sequence ATGATTGTTAAAGCAACACTTTCAGATGCAAAACAACTCACAGAAATCGCCTTAAAATCCAAAGCTATTTGGGGTTATTCTAATGAGTTAATAGAAAGTTGGCGAGAAGATTTAACAGTAATACCAAAAATGTTCGAAGATTTTAATATCTATAAATATCTTGTGAATAATGAAATTGCAGGATTCTATATTTTACACAGAGCAAATATTAGAACCAGTTTTTTAGAGTTTCTATTTGTTTCTCCTAGTTTTATAAAAAAAGGAATTGGCAAACAACTATTAGACCACGCAATTGAATATTGTATTGGAGGTTCATCTGCAATTTTAAATGTGTTATCAGATCCAAATGCGGAATCATTTTATGCAAAACATGGTTTTAAAGTAATAGGAAGAAGAGAAAGTTCTGTTGAAGGTAGATTGTTGCCAGAAATGGAATTAGAGTTTCCTGAAAACATGTAG
- a CDS encoding phosphatase PAP2 family protein — MQREIKLIIDRFREFLSKKINKYDEKLPYIITVIIALIVVVSGIKLFVKLTENLHTDLLGTFDAKITEYIISFRNSSLTHYFTFVTEVGDAVGYLIVFPLCSLLFYLVFKRWKYAGQLTLILLLALSSNVILKQIINRARPTLEHLVTVETLSYPSGHAMTAMAFYGFLIYLIATFNIRKIFKFLIITVLALLILSIGISRIYLGVHFPSDVFGGFIAGFVWVIFCVLLLNLLKVFKTDPKT, encoded by the coding sequence ATGCAAAGAGAGATTAAACTTATTATTGATAGATTTAGAGAATTCTTATCTAAAAAAATCAATAAATATGATGAGAAGTTACCATACATAATCACAGTTATAATTGCTTTAATAGTTGTTGTTTCTGGTATAAAACTCTTTGTAAAACTTACTGAAAATTTACATACAGATTTATTAGGAACCTTTGATGCAAAAATTACAGAGTATATAATTTCTTTTAGAAACTCTTCTTTAACACACTACTTTACTTTTGTAACTGAAGTAGGAGATGCTGTAGGATATCTTATTGTTTTTCCATTATGTTCTTTACTATTTTATTTAGTTTTTAAAAGATGGAAATATGCAGGCCAGTTGACTTTAATATTACTTTTAGCATTAAGTTCTAACGTAATTTTAAAGCAAATAATTAACAGAGCAAGACCAACTTTAGAGCATTTGGTAACTGTAGAAACTTTAAGTTACCCAAGTGGTCATGCAATGACAGCTATGGCTTTTTATGGTTTTCTAATTTATTTAATTGCCACTTTTAATATTCGTAAGATTTTTAAATTCTTAATTATAACAGTTTTGGCTTTACTGATTTTAAGTATAGGAATTAGTAGAATTTATTTAGGTGTACATTTCCCTTCAGATGTTTTCGGCGGATTTATTGCCGGTTTTGTTTGGGTAATTTTCTGTGTTCTATTATTGAATCTTTTAAAAGTTTTTAAAACAGATCCTAAAACATAA
- the lipB gene encoding lipoyl(octanoyl) transferase LipB, whose translation MNRNILLKDLNIKDYKETWDFQTQLLQEIVDVKINNRRKNLNKKTENHFLFVEHPHVYTLGKSGDLSNLLLNEKQLKEKGATFYKINRGGDITYHGPGQIVGYPILDLENFFTDIHKYLRLLEETIILTIAEYGLKGERSDGETGVWLDVGTPFARKICAMGIRSSRWVTMHGFALNVNTNLGYFDNIIPCGIRGKAVATMESELGKKIDQEEVKQKILKHFKNLFEVEAFI comes from the coding sequence ATGAACAGAAACATACTACTAAAAGACCTAAACATAAAAGATTACAAGGAAACTTGGGACTTTCAAACACAATTATTACAAGAAATTGTTGATGTAAAAATTAATAATAGGAGAAAAAACCTCAACAAAAAAACGGAAAACCACTTTCTTTTTGTAGAGCATCCTCATGTGTACACTTTAGGGAAAAGTGGCGATTTAAGTAATCTTCTTTTAAATGAAAAGCAACTTAAAGAAAAAGGAGCTACTTTTTACAAAATAAATCGTGGTGGAGATATTACCTACCATGGACCTGGACAAATTGTTGGGTATCCTATTTTAGATTTAGAAAATTTTTTTACAGACATTCATAAATACCTTCGTCTTTTAGAAGAAACTATTATTTTAACCATTGCAGAATATGGTTTAAAAGGAGAAAGAAGTGATGGCGAAACTGGTGTTTGGTTAGATGTTGGAACTCCTTTTGCTCGTAAAATTTGTGCTATGGGAATTCGTTCTTCACGCTGGGTAACTATGCATGGTTTTGCACTAAACGTTAATACAAATTTAGGTTATTTCGATAATATTATTCCTTGTGGAATTAGAGGAAAAGCGGTTGCTACAATGGAATCTGAACTTGGAAAAAAAATTGACCAAGAAGAAGTGAAACAAAAAATATTAAAGCATTTTAAAAACCTTTTTGAGGTTGAAGCTTTTATTTAA
- a CDS encoding nucleoid-associated protein has product MIKKTRAEITKCILHKVANKFNSGQNAFSEDLIRFDQESYDLMKNFLLKPFGSLTQSYRFTNHADVRLNELNNYASEVFKEEASFVEHSKNIVNHLFEQSNSAQIKTGDVLVVFIEGIEYKDVLTEAVGVFKIENKVDFFQTYLDDNESFDVVVQKGISTKRLDKGCLILNTSDTEGTVVFSVDNNNYDAQYWIKNFLNVKLADDYNSHTQSYLEMCKEFSEEVIKPELGMQQQGNFLANTVDYFKENESVDYATFKDEVFDDEKHKEQFDEYKKHFENLNDVLIRNNFDVSGVVLKKEKSKLKTEIKLDTNIIIKLDVDAPEAASEYLERGYDEEKKMKYYKVYFNEEK; this is encoded by the coding sequence ATGATTAAAAAAACACGCGCAGAAATTACCAAATGCATACTTCATAAAGTAGCAAATAAATTCAATAGTGGTCAGAATGCTTTTTCTGAAGATTTAATTCGTTTCGATCAAGAAAGTTACGATTTAATGAAGAACTTCTTACTAAAACCATTTGGCAGTTTAACGCAAAGTTACCGTTTTACAAATCATGCAGATGTGCGTTTAAACGAATTAAATAACTATGCATCTGAAGTATTTAAAGAAGAAGCTTCTTTTGTAGAACATTCTAAAAACATTGTAAATCATTTATTTGAACAATCAAATTCCGCACAAATAAAAACAGGAGATGTACTTGTTGTTTTTATTGAAGGAATAGAATATAAAGATGTTTTAACAGAAGCAGTGGGTGTTTTTAAAATTGAGAATAAAGTAGATTTCTTTCAAACATATTTAGACGATAATGAAAGTTTCGATGTTGTGGTTCAGAAAGGAATTTCAACAAAAAGATTAGATAAAGGATGTTTAATTCTAAATACATCAGACACAGAAGGAACTGTGGTTTTTTCTGTAGATAATAACAATTACGATGCTCAATATTGGATTAAAAATTTCTTAAATGTAAAATTGGCAGATGATTATAATTCTCATACACAGAGTTATTTAGAAATGTGTAAAGAATTTTCTGAAGAAGTAATAAAGCCAGAATTAGGTATGCAACAGCAAGGTAATTTCTTGGCAAATACTGTAGATTATTTTAAAGAAAACGAATCTGTAGATTATGCTACTTTTAAAGACGAGGTTTTTGATGATGAGAAGCATAAAGAACAGTTTGACGAGTATAAAAAACACTTCGAAAACTTAAACGATGTCTTAATTAGAAATAATTTCGATGTTTCTGGAGTTGTTTTAAAGAAAGAAAAAAGTAAACTAAAAACCGAAATAAAACTCGACACAAACATCATTATTAAATTAGACGTAGATGCGCCTGAAGCAGCTTCAGAATATTTAGAAAGAGGTTATGATGAAGAGAAAAAAATGAAGTATTACAAAGTGTACTTCAACGAAGAGAAATAA
- a CDS encoding DUF2306 domain-containing protein codes for MDYKYLLYTHLFTVVPCFFIGAYLLSVKKGTPFHKSLGKVYMILMFTTAIITLFMPAYVGPQFLNHFGYIHLFSFLTLYSVPTAIIAIKKGQVKKHKIKMILLYFGALIIAGGFTFTPGRYLHTLFFGN; via the coding sequence ATGGATTATAAATATTTATTATACACACACTTGTTTACAGTTGTACCTTGCTTTTTTATTGGTGCTTATTTACTATCTGTAAAAAAAGGAACTCCTTTTCATAAATCTTTAGGTAAAGTTTATATGATTTTAATGTTTACGACTGCAATCATCACTTTATTTATGCCAGCTTATGTTGGTCCACAATTTTTAAATCATTTTGGTTATATACACCTATTTAGCTTCTTAACTTTATACAGTGTTCCCACTGCAATTATCGCCATAAAAAAAGGACAAGTAAAAAAACATAAAATAAAAATGATACTACTTTATTTTGGTGCACTAATTATTGCAGGTGGTTTTACATTTACTCCAGGAAGATATTTACACACTTTATTTTTTGGTAATTAG